The nucleotide window CCGATCATGCGGATGTTCGTGTGGCTCGACGTCCGCGGGCACGAACAACTGCCGGCGCCGGGCGAGCCGGTGATCTTCGCCGCCAACCACCAGAGCCACCTCGACACGCCGGCGATCCTGGCCGCCCTTCCGGCGCGGTGGCGATATCGCGTGGCCGTCGCGATGGCGAAGGAGTTCTTCAAGGCGCACTTCTTCCCCGACCAGCACGGCCGGCGCGCGTGGCTCACCAACAGCCTGAACTACTACCTCGCGGCGCTGTTCTTCAACGCCTTCCCCCTCCCGCAACGCGAAGCCGGGACGCGGCAGACGCTGCGGTACGTCGGGGCGCTGGCGAGCGAGGGGTACTCGGTGCTGCTCTTCCCCGAGGGCAAGCGCACCGAGCGCGGCGAGATCGGCCCGTTCCGGGCGGGTGTCGGGATGATGGGGGCCCGCCTCGGCCTCCCCGTGGTGCCGGTGCGGATCGAGGGGCTCGATCGGGTGCTGCACCAGTCGTGGCGAATGGCCAGGCCAGGCCCCGCCAGGGTGACCTTCGGCGCGCCGCTGACGCTCACGGGCGACGACTATCAGGCCCTCGCCCGAGAGGTGGAGGCGGCGGTGCGAGCGCTCGCGGCGGAGGGCGACGGCGATGCGGTCCGGCAAGGGTAGGGCCCGCGCCGGGTGGTCACAGGGCGGCGCGGGGCGGTTTGCAACGACCGTGCCCGTATGGCACACTCTCAGGTCGGAGTGAACGAGAAGGCGAGGGTGATTGAGTAAGGACGATCTGATCGACGTTCAGGGCACGGTCGTCGCCGTGCACAGCGGGGGCCTGTATCGCGTGGAGTGCGATGCCGGCCAGGAGGTGCTCGCGCAGTTGAGCGGCCGGATGCGCCGCTTCCGCATCAAGGTGGTGCCGGGGGACCGGGTGACCGTCGGGGTCTCGCCCTACGACCCGAAGCGCGGCATCATCACCTTCCGGGCGCGCTGACGCCCACGCGGCCGGATGCCCG belongs to Acidobacteriota bacterium and includes:
- the infA gene encoding translation initiation factor IF-1 — its product is MSKDDLIDVQGTVVAVHSGGLYRVECDAGQEVLAQLSGRMRRFRIKVVPGDRVTVGVSPYDPKRGIITFRAR